The Leptospira brenneri genome includes a window with the following:
- a CDS encoding hybrid sensor histidine kinase/response regulator produces the protein MDKILIIDDEEDIRIALKRVLSREGYQIELAESATEAIQRISAGETFSIVISDILMSGMSGIDFTKFIAEKQINLPVILITGNPNLSSAESAIRYHAFEYISKPVDKTQILSVVKRALEVKNQKDSDLEKLMLSEKLEKALRTQNLDLNRQNAAILNATSDAVITIDSKLTVVSANKASFEMFRFKIPLDLIGQSVRILFTENKMQKYMTQVSKVLNEESNQSTLQLSDVTLLRSDSTTFLADIAICSYSLDGDTYYTGVIRDVTQKKLMVEQLIHSERRAFLSVVAASIGHEINNSLTAIQGFVEMASRENADNMLKDRALKVTLNQTEKLRALTSNLLQLGKSLKSNGEQSKILDLNKEVNSVLQVFKETAKLKYCQIKREESTEEIPIRMNSDQFALLLSNILLNAADATNNIGTIEISSYIDQKNSHLVITDDGEGMSQETLDKIYEPYFTTKELGKGTGLGMFVVKQIVDNFEIHLEIDSTIGKGSKFHFIFPKVSET, from the coding sequence ATGGATAAAATTTTAATCATAGATGATGAAGAAGACATTCGAATTGCCTTAAAAAGAGTTTTATCTCGCGAAGGATACCAAATTGAACTTGCGGAATCGGCTACAGAAGCGATCCAAAGAATTTCTGCAGGAGAAACTTTTTCAATCGTAATTTCTGATATTCTAATGTCTGGAATGTCAGGAATTGATTTCACCAAATTCATCGCAGAAAAACAAATTAATCTACCTGTCATTTTGATTACCGGAAATCCAAATTTATCTTCTGCAGAATCAGCAATTCGTTATCATGCTTTTGAATATATTTCTAAACCTGTAGATAAAACCCAAATTCTTTCCGTTGTAAAACGAGCTCTAGAGGTTAAGAACCAAAAAGATTCTGATCTCGAAAAACTAATGTTATCGGAAAAATTAGAAAAAGCCCTTCGAACACAAAACTTAGATTTAAATAGACAAAACGCGGCCATACTCAATGCAACATCGGATGCCGTAATCACAATTGATTCTAAATTAACAGTTGTTTCGGCAAACAAAGCAAGTTTTGAAATGTTTCGATTTAAAATTCCTTTAGATTTAATTGGGCAGTCAGTAAGGATTTTATTCACAGAAAATAAAATGCAAAAATATATGACTCAGGTTTCAAAAGTTTTAAATGAAGAATCCAATCAATCTACTTTGCAATTATCGGATGTTACTTTATTACGTTCGGATTCTACAACATTTTTAGCGGATATTGCCATTTGTTCTTATAGTTTGGATGGGGATACTTATTACACTGGTGTGATCCGAGATGTAACACAAAAGAAGTTGATGGTAGAACAACTCATCCATTCAGAACGAAGAGCATTTTTATCTGTAGTGGCCGCAAGCATTGGACACGAAATCAATAATTCACTTACCGCCATCCAAGGTTTTGTGGAAATGGCCTCCAGAGAAAATGCCGATAACATGTTAAAAGATAGAGCCTTAAAAGTAACCCTCAACCAAACTGAAAAGTTAAGAGCGCTTACCTCAAACTTATTACAACTAGGAAAATCTTTAAAATCTAACGGTGAACAATCAAAAATTTTAGATTTAAATAAAGAAGTTAATTCTGTTCTTCAAGTATTCAAAGAAACAGCCAAATTAAAATACTGTCAGATCAAAAGAGAAGAATCTACGGAAGAAATTCCGATCCGAATGAATTCAGACCAATTTGCTCTCTTGCTTTCCAATATCTTACTAAATGCAGCTGATGCTACTAATAACATTGGAACCATTGAAATTTCGTCCTATATTGATCAAAAAAATTCCCATCTAGTCATTACTGATGATGGCGAAGGTATGTCCCAAGAAACTTTAGATAAAATTTATGAACCCTATTTTACAACTAAGGAATTAGGAAAAGGGACAGGTCTTGGAATGTTTGTTGTCAAACAAATCGTAGATAATTTTGAAATTCACTTAGAAATTGATTCAACTATTGGAAAAGGATCCAAATTTCATTTTATTTTTCCAAAGGTTTCAGAAACATAG
- a CDS encoding aminoglycoside phosphotransferase family protein gives MYPGLNDSQLDLILSRSGRDCKIVPLQEEASSRRYFRLTSLKNPEEVVCVDETVNEDFIIISEFLNQNKINSPKVLDVNRKFGLTFMSFEGLDDFSTYHLNDYKNKFPILIDLILKLQTLDPPPLVKNRKFDTEKLSFETNLTLEKYEGFQNLFQIRTKFSNEAKAFIEETVGYLSQYPINVFTHRDFHCRNVLISPNSDYALIDFQDARMGVPQYDLASILYDAYYPLPRDFRSLMLKSFRERNTDQTKKFNDTFYLQALQRSFKALGTYFRMVTDHGKDKFKPSIISCLNQLEEIIQLGMFADSLYIFVRSLREELSRHKDFKNL, from the coding sequence GTGTATCCAGGACTTAATGACTCACAATTAGATTTAATTCTCTCTCGTAGTGGTAGAGATTGTAAAATCGTTCCTCTACAAGAAGAAGCCTCTAGCCGACGGTACTTTCGTCTAACTTCTCTAAAAAATCCAGAAGAAGTTGTTTGTGTAGATGAGACTGTGAATGAAGATTTCATTATTATTTCTGAATTTCTGAATCAAAATAAAATAAACTCCCCAAAAGTTTTAGATGTAAATAGAAAGTTTGGGTTAACCTTTATGAGTTTTGAAGGTTTGGATGACTTTAGCACTTATCACTTAAATGATTATAAAAATAAATTTCCAATCCTAATCGATTTAATTTTAAAACTCCAAACATTGGATCCACCACCTCTCGTAAAAAATAGAAAATTTGATACAGAAAAATTAAGTTTCGAAACAAACTTAACATTGGAAAAATACGAAGGATTTCAAAATTTATTCCAAATCAGAACAAAATTTTCGAATGAAGCCAAGGCATTTATTGAAGAGACAGTTGGTTATTTAAGTCAATATCCAATCAATGTATTTACGCATAGAGATTTTCATTGTCGCAATGTTTTAATTTCACCTAATTCTGACTATGCTTTGATTGATTTTCAGGATGCAAGAATGGGTGTCCCGCAATACGATCTCGCTTCCATTTTATACGATGCATACTATCCTTTACCGAGAGATTTTCGTTCTTTGATGTTAAAATCATTTCGGGAAAGAAATACTGACCAAACAAAAAAATTTAACGATACGTTTTATCTCCAAGCACTACAACGATCCTTTAAGGCTCTTGGAACTTACTTTCGAATGGTTACAGACCATGGAAAAGATAAATTCAAACCATCCATTATTTCCTGTTTAAATCAATTGGAAGAAATCATTCAATTGGGAATGTTTGCTGACTCATTGTATATTTTTGTTCGTAGTTTACGGGAAGAACTAAGCCGTCATAAGGACTTTAAAAATTTATGA
- a CDS encoding nucleotidyltransferase family protein — MNAFVLAAGFGKRMGILTENSPKPLLKIQGITLLDYSLYLLKQWKISKVWINTHYLGGQIKSHLESFKELPIEVLEEKEKILGTAGGIRTGLPKESLNDPILLINPDTLFFPNSDFTPKNHLSDKTKIHLYLLPTPEGQNYTKINILSNGILEFGNGSYYYIGLAILDPNCLIHLEKDQYYDLSDIFKECAERGEITGEVFSGNVLDLGTKELWDSYATKDIFGSELPKIQVFLETSNMT; from the coding sequence ATGAATGCCTTTGTATTGGCGGCTGGATTTGGAAAAAGGATGGGAATTCTCACAGAAAACAGTCCTAAACCGTTATTAAAGATTCAAGGTATTACTTTACTTGATTACAGTTTATATTTACTGAAACAATGGAAGATTTCTAAAGTTTGGATCAACACACACTACTTAGGTGGTCAAATCAAATCACATCTAGAGAGTTTTAAAGAACTACCAATAGAAGTATTGGAAGAGAAAGAGAAAATTTTAGGTACAGCAGGAGGAATTCGAACTGGTCTTCCTAAAGAATCACTAAATGATCCAATTTTACTAATCAATCCAGACACTTTATTTTTCCCAAATTCAGATTTTACACCAAAGAATCACTTATCTGATAAAACAAAAATTCATTTATACTTACTTCCAACTCCCGAAGGACAGAACTATACAAAAATAAATATTCTCAGTAATGGAATTTTAGAATTTGGAAATGGATCTTATTATTACATTGGACTTGCCATCTTAGATCCAAACTGCCTCATCCATTTAGAAAAGGATCAATATTATGATCTCTCTGATATCTTTAAGGAATGCGCTGAGAGAGGAGAGATTACCGGAGAAGTGTTTAGTGGCAATGTTTTGGACTTAGGTACAAAAGAACTTTGGGATTCCTATGCAACGAAAGATATTTTTGGAAGCGAACTTCCAAAAATTCAGGTCTTTCTCGAAACTTCAAATATGACTTAG
- a CDS encoding glucose-6-phosphate isomerase, producing MSNLKISDRFVKSFLTETLLQKGLENAEKARQTLLQKTGMGKEFLGWVDLPGQTSSEDLQRIRLAAETIQSHSQYLVVVGIGGSYLGARAVIEALTPEFGGHESNKKSVKIIYAGHHLDSDYHSRLLAFLENKEFSVNVISKSGTTTEPAIAFRLLLSLLERKYGKENVKNRVFATTDKEKGALKQLADEYGFPTFVIPDDVGGRYSVFTAVGLLPIAAAGFSINKLIDGAKQMEAELKEKTASEGNVATMYAAIRNNLYTNGKKIEIFVSYTPALSFVSEWWKQLFGESEGKTGKGIFPASVQFTTDLHSMGQYIQDGERTLMETIIKIESPKQDLYLTEKTDDRDGLNYLAGKKLSEVNQSAMLGTLIAHKDGGVPCLEITLPSLNEEMIGELLYFFEFACGISGYMLGVNPFDQPGVEDYKNNMFALLGKKGYEKRKEEILSHI from the coding sequence ATGTCGAACCTAAAAATTTCGGATCGATTTGTGAAATCTTTTCTTACTGAAACTTTACTTCAGAAAGGATTAGAAAATGCCGAGAAAGCCCGACAGACTTTACTTCAAAAAACAGGAATGGGGAAAGAGTTTTTAGGTTGGGTGGATCTTCCCGGCCAAACCAGTTCGGAAGATTTGCAAAGGATACGATTGGCTGCCGAAACGATCCAATCTCATTCTCAATATTTAGTCGTAGTAGGAATTGGTGGAAGTTATTTGGGGGCAAGGGCAGTGATTGAAGCACTGACACCAGAATTTGGTGGTCATGAATCCAATAAAAAATCAGTAAAAATCATTTATGCCGGTCATCATTTAGATTCAGATTATCATTCACGTTTACTTGCTTTCCTGGAAAATAAAGAGTTTTCAGTCAATGTGATCTCAAAGTCGGGAACAACAACTGAACCTGCGATCGCCTTTCGTTTGTTACTTTCTCTTTTGGAAAGAAAGTACGGAAAAGAGAATGTTAAAAATCGAGTTTTTGCAACGACCGATAAAGAAAAAGGTGCTTTGAAACAACTTGCTGACGAATATGGGTTTCCCACTTTTGTTATCCCTGATGATGTGGGGGGGCGTTATTCTGTGTTTACAGCTGTGGGACTATTACCAATTGCTGCGGCAGGATTTAGTATAAATAAACTCATTGATGGTGCCAAACAAATGGAGGCTGAGCTTAAAGAAAAAACTGCTTCCGAAGGCAACGTGGCCACAATGTATGCAGCAATTCGAAATAATCTCTATACAAACGGAAAAAAAATAGAAATCTTTGTTAGTTATACTCCTGCATTGTCTTTCGTTTCTGAATGGTGGAAACAACTGTTTGGCGAAAGTGAAGGAAAAACTGGAAAAGGAATTTTCCCCGCTTCGGTTCAATTCACAACGGACCTCCATTCTATGGGCCAATATATCCAAGACGGCGAACGTACTTTGATGGAAACAATTATCAAAATAGAATCTCCAAAACAAGATTTATACCTCACAGAAAAAACAGACGATCGTGATGGTTTGAATTATTTAGCAGGTAAAAAACTTTCAGAAGTAAATCAAAGTGCAATGCTCGGAACTCTGATTGCTCATAAAGATGGGGGAGTGCCTTGTTTAGAAATTACCTTACCATCCTTAAATGAAGAAATGATTGGTGAACTTTTATATTTTTTTGAATTTGCTTGTGGAATTTCTGGTTATATGTTAGGTGTAAATCCTTTTGATCAACCAGGTGTGGAAGATTATAAAAATAATATGTTTGCTCTTCTCGGGAAAAAAGGATACGAAAAACGAAAAGAAGAGATTCTAAGTCATATTTGA
- the galK gene encoding galactokinase, which translates to MDSFRSKENLNQFESLFGKTKQLPRLFQAPARINIIGEHVDYLGGTVLPAAINFAVQVYIRPNNTSSYHLHSVTHNETVELKKPLLQNSKSPWSDYVAGVIVEIEKKGHTVPGFDFLVDGNIPQGSGLSSSAALEVVTGFAIQETFGLRIPKEEIALIGQRAENNFVGTKCGIMDQFIIAVGKENDCISLNTDTLKYSYHHFDLGDYEFYLINSNVKHNLKDSSYNNRRAECESALIKIQTNHPKFTHLYDVDLSDLEISNCHLTEEEGKRTKHVTSERERTKIVINGLESGNFSEVGSALFRTHWSLSKDFEVSCPETDFIVDSLENAGVIGARMIGGGFGGCVLVLDKKDHFSEIEEVLKKSYQQKFNLALDFYKFQISDGVKEIFL; encoded by the coding sequence GTGGATTCTTTTAGAAGTAAAGAAAATTTGAATCAATTTGAGTCATTATTTGGAAAAACAAAACAACTACCGCGTTTGTTCCAAGCTCCAGCTAGAATCAATATAATTGGTGAACATGTAGATTATTTAGGAGGAACGGTCCTTCCAGCTGCGATTAATTTCGCTGTGCAAGTCTATATTCGTCCAAACAATACTTCTAGCTATCATCTTCACTCAGTCACACATAACGAAACAGTTGAATTAAAAAAACCTCTATTACAAAATTCGAAATCACCTTGGTCGGACTATGTGGCCGGAGTCATTGTTGAAATAGAAAAAAAAGGCCACACCGTTCCTGGATTCGATTTCCTCGTGGATGGAAATATCCCTCAAGGATCAGGTCTTTCTTCTTCGGCTGCATTGGAAGTAGTCACTGGTTTTGCCATTCAGGAGACATTTGGACTAAGGATTCCCAAAGAAGAAATTGCTCTAATAGGACAAAGAGCTGAAAACAATTTTGTTGGAACCAAATGTGGGATTATGGATCAATTCATCATCGCTGTTGGAAAAGAGAATGATTGTATTTCCTTAAATACTGATACACTAAAATATTCGTATCACCATTTTGATCTTGGAGACTACGAATTTTACCTGATTAACTCGAATGTAAAACATAACTTAAAAGACAGTTCCTACAACAATCGCCGGGCCGAATGCGAATCAGCATTGATTAAAATTCAAACAAATCATCCGAAATTTACACATTTATATGACGTTGATTTATCCGATTTGGAGATATCTAACTGCCACCTAACAGAAGAAGAAGGTAAAAGAACCAAACATGTCACCTCTGAAAGAGAACGGACAAAAATTGTCATTAATGGACTAGAGTCTGGGAATTTTTCAGAAGTTGGATCGGCATTGTTTCGCACACATTGGTCTTTATCAAAAGATTTTGAGGTCTCTTGCCCCGAAACTGATTTCATTGTTGATTCCTTAGAGAATGCAGGTGTCATTGGTGCCAGAATGATCGGTGGTGGATTCGGTGGATGCGTACTCGTACTAGACAAGAAGGATCATTTTTCTGAAATCGAAGAAGTTTTAAAAAAAAGTTATCAACAAAAATTTAACCTTGCGTTAGACTTCTACAAGTTTCAAATTTCGGACGGGGTAAAGGAAATTTTTTTATGA
- a CDS encoding STAS domain-containing protein: MIENWSDYTVESGDFKMEVLHQRFVPLAETAVYFELSGEINLYNSQIMKENLEILISKGINYIYLNFEQVSYIDSSGLGVCLGVHSRLMKQKGYIRIISPSEKVRYVLELTKLKSLLQIFPTLEQAVQAV, translated from the coding sequence ATGATCGAAAACTGGAGTGATTACACAGTCGAAAGCGGAGACTTTAAAATGGAAGTCCTCCACCAAAGATTTGTGCCCCTCGCAGAAACTGCTGTATACTTTGAGTTATCAGGAGAAATCAATCTTTACAATTCCCAGATTATGAAAGAAAATTTGGAAATCCTGATCTCTAAAGGCATCAATTATATTTATTTAAACTTTGAACAGGTCAGTTATATTGATAGTTCTGGGCTTGGAGTTTGTTTGGGAGTCCATTCCAGACTGATGAAACAAAAAGGATATATTCGAATCATTTCACCGTCTGAAAAAGTTAGATATGTATTGGAATTAACGAAACTAAAAAGCCTACTCCAAATTTTTCCAACATTGGAACAGGCTGTTCAAGCAGTTTAG
- the mtnP gene encoding S-methyl-5'-thioadenosine phosphorylase yields the protein MANVVKIGVIGGTGLYSIDGMEIIQEIHPETPWGKPSDTITIGRFKGKEIAFLPRHGKGHFLNPSEVPARANIAALKQLGVEEIIAFSSVGSLRQEIAPRDFVIPSQIIDRTKARPSTFFENGMVAHAPFADPFSPGLGKKVEEAAKQIGLPIHANKTLICMEGPLFSTRAESHMYRSWGADIINMTVLPEAKLAREAEILYQMICMSTDYDCWKEDEAHVTLEMVLGNLNKNAETAKKLLSALIDLLGKSDDTSLVGSTKFSLVTSPEKRNPEQIEKLKFLFPTYF from the coding sequence ATGGCAAATGTAGTGAAAATCGGGGTCATTGGTGGAACAGGCCTGTATTCAATTGATGGAATGGAGATCATTCAGGAAATCCATCCAGAAACTCCTTGGGGCAAACCATCGGACACGATTACAATTGGTCGGTTTAAAGGGAAAGAAATTGCCTTTTTACCAAGGCACGGGAAAGGACATTTTTTAAATCCTAGCGAAGTTCCTGCACGAGCCAATATTGCCGCATTAAAACAGTTAGGCGTAGAAGAAATCATTGCTTTTAGTTCTGTCGGAAGTCTTCGTCAAGAAATTGCTCCTAGAGATTTTGTAATTCCTTCGCAAATCATCGATCGTACCAAAGCAAGACCATCTACATTTTTTGAAAATGGAATGGTTGCTCACGCTCCTTTTGCAGATCCCTTTTCTCCGGGTCTTGGAAAAAAAGTAGAAGAAGCCGCAAAACAAATCGGTCTACCCATCCATGCTAACAAAACATTGATCTGTATGGAAGGACCCCTTTTCTCTACAAGAGCTGAATCTCATATGTATAGATCTTGGGGAGCTGACATCATCAATATGACAGTTCTTCCCGAAGCAAAACTAGCAAGAGAAGCAGAGATTCTTTATCAAATGATTTGTATGTCTACAGACTATGACTGTTGGAAAGAAGATGAAGCTCATGTGACTTTGGAAATGGTTTTGGGGAATTTAAATAAAAATGCAGAAACAGCAAAGAAGTTGTTATCAGCACTCATTGACCTTTTAGGAAAATCGGATGATACTAGCCTAGTAGGAAGTACAAAGTTTTCTTTGGTAACCTCTCCAGAAAAAAGAAATCCGGAACAAATTGAAAAATTAAAATTTCTTTTTCCTACTTATTTCTAA
- a CDS encoding DUF4139 domain-containing protein has product MKSKILSLTTLTLLIFTAGITSDSAFDLSTQSDRKTVSVTIYNGGIGLVRETRSLNLSKGIRTLRFEDVPSQIIPQTVRVKGEDGKKLTVFEQNYEYDLISPERLMDKYIGKEVTLHNEGKEKTTSVKATLIANNGNPVYKIGDEISLGYNGRVTVPTIPENLYAKPTLVWKLKNDTEKEQTLEVSYQTHGLGWSADYILVLDKEENNCGLNSWVTLNNNSGAEFKNAVLQLVAGKVNLVSNQVSSYAVKERTVKKTMTKEYAEADAPEFNQENLSEYYLYTLDQPTNIGYNQTKQVQLFQSEGIEIKKYFVFENLPMYEGNEKNFNNATVKYIFKNAKKNNLGRPLPQGTIRVFKADSKGRQQLLGEDTIDHTPENEEVKIRTGQAFDVVANGKRLSNEVFKLSRGDKSTYSAEIRNRKKEEIEVRFYASLWGDWNITKSSHKFTKESATKAYTDVPLKANETVTVEYTVETKYH; this is encoded by the coding sequence ATGAAATCCAAAATATTATCCTTAACCACTCTTACACTTCTGATTTTTACAGCAGGTATCACTTCCGATTCCGCTTTTGACCTGTCGACACAATCTGATCGTAAAACAGTCAGTGTGACTATTTATAACGGTGGGATTGGTCTCGTTCGAGAAACACGAAGTCTAAATCTCTCCAAGGGAATTCGTACTTTACGCTTCGAAGATGTTCCTTCTCAAATCATTCCACAAACCGTAAGGGTCAAAGGGGAAGATGGCAAAAAACTCACTGTCTTTGAACAAAACTACGAATATGATTTAATTTCTCCAGAACGGCTTATGGACAAATACATTGGAAAAGAAGTAACTCTTCACAACGAAGGAAAAGAAAAAACAACTTCAGTCAAAGCCACTTTGATCGCAAACAACGGAAACCCCGTTTATAAAATTGGGGATGAAATTTCACTAGGTTACAATGGAAGGGTGACAGTTCCCACCATCCCAGAAAATCTTTATGCAAAACCTACTCTTGTTTGGAAATTAAAGAATGATACAGAAAAAGAACAAACATTAGAAGTATCATACCAAACCCATGGCCTTGGTTGGTCGGCTGACTATATCCTCGTTTTGGACAAAGAAGAAAATAATTGTGGGTTGAATTCTTGGGTTACCCTAAATAACAACTCTGGTGCAGAATTCAAAAACGCAGTATTACAACTCGTTGCAGGAAAAGTAAATTTGGTCTCCAATCAAGTTTCATCTTATGCTGTAAAAGAACGTACTGTGAAAAAAACCATGACAAAAGAATATGCTGAAGCTGATGCTCCAGAATTTAACCAAGAAAATTTGTCTGAATACTATTTATACACTTTAGACCAACCGACAAACATTGGTTACAATCAAACGAAACAAGTTCAACTCTTTCAATCGGAAGGAATTGAAATCAAAAAATATTTTGTTTTTGAAAATCTACCTATGTATGAAGGAAATGAAAAGAATTTCAATAACGCAACCGTCAAATACATCTTTAAAAATGCAAAGAAAAACAATTTAGGAAGGCCACTCCCACAAGGAACCATTCGTGTTTTTAAAGCAGATTCCAAAGGACGCCAACAACTTCTGGGTGAGGACACAATTGACCATACACCTGAGAACGAAGAAGTAAAAATTCGAACAGGACAAGCCTTTGATGTAGTTGCTAACGGCAAACGACTTTCAAACGAAGTGTTTAAACTTTCTCGAGGAGATAAGTCGACCTACTCTGCAGAAATTCGAAATAGAAAAAAAGAAGAAATTGAAGTTCGATTTTATGCGAGTCTTTGGGGTGATTGGAATATAACAAAGTCTTCCCATAAATTTACAAAAGAATCTGCAACAAAAGCATATACAGATGTTCCTCTAAAAGCGAACGAAACTGTAACTGTGGAATACACTGTAGAAACTAAATACCATTAA